From one Flavobacterium kingsejongi genomic stretch:
- a CDS encoding transposase encodes MERKIKYSYEFKLRCIEEVLKENLSAESVAKKYGFDKSNLTRWLGFYNKYGTAGLQSRRNQIYTSTFKLKVLRTIKRKSISLNEACLSFNIPNASVIVSWQKRFEKLGNTGLVDKPKGRPNMAYKRAKKKSNKPLTREEELLLENESLRAQVDYLKKLQALIQAEEAVQNRKQKP; translated from the coding sequence ATGGAAAGAAAAATTAAATACAGTTATGAGTTTAAACTTCGCTGTATAGAAGAAGTTTTAAAGGAAAACTTAAGTGCAGAATCAGTTGCGAAAAAATATGGATTTGATAAATCCAATCTTACCAGATGGTTGGGATTTTATAACAAATATGGTACGGCTGGCCTTCAGTCTCGGCGGAATCAAATTTATACTTCTACTTTTAAGCTAAAAGTTTTGCGTACAATAAAAAGGAAGTCTATATCTTTGAATGAAGCCTGTTTATCTTTTAATATTCCAAATGCCTCTGTAATTGTTAGCTGGCAGAAGAGATTTGAAAAATTAGGTAATACAGGACTTGTTGATAAACCTAAAGGCAGACCCAATATGGCTTACAAACGAGCTAAAAAGAAATCCAATAAACCTTTGACCAGGGAAGAAGAGCTTTTACTTGAAAATGAATCTTTGCGTGCTCAGGTTGATTATCTAAAAAAGCTGCAAGCCTTAATTCAAGCCGAAGAAGCTGTTCAAAACAGAAAGCAAAAGCCATAG
- a CDS encoding transposase produces MKQIRKIYDKSFKEKAVELSYDRTNVSELARELGITAPSFIIRFIKPKKKSL; encoded by the coding sequence ATGAAACAAATCCGAAAAATTTACGACAAGTCTTTTAAGGAAAAAGCCGTTGAATTGAGTTATGATAGAACAAATGTATCAGAACTTGCCAGGGAGCTAGGAATAACAGCCCCCAGCTTTATAATAAGATTTATAAAACCGAAGAAAAAATCATTGTAG
- a CDS encoding TPM domain-containing protein has protein sequence MKNLILLVGMFQLFICCEVKYTEKKINDIPPKTFPKQIGLINDYEGVFTKDQNAALKKILYDLKLNENKEIIIIAVESFAPYNDFQDYIVDLGNNWRIGVENKNTIIIAFSKKNRKVALSIAENTENLSEEKSMEIMSEIIIPEFKEGRYFEGINRGVLSFETLWH, from the coding sequence ATGAAGAATTTAATACTATTAGTAGGTATGTTTCAACTGTTTATTTGTTGTGAAGTGAAGTATACTGAAAAAAAAATTAATGATATACCGCCAAAAACATTTCCAAAACAAATCGGATTAATTAATGATTATGAAGGTGTTTTTACAAAAGACCAAAATGCGGCATTAAAAAAAATACTCTATGATCTCAAACTTAACGAGAATAAAGAAATTATTATTATCGCTGTAGAATCTTTTGCTCCATATAATGATTTCCAAGATTACATTGTCGATTTGGGGAATAACTGGAGGATTGGTGTTGAAAATAAAAATACAATAATAATTGCCTTTAGTAAAAAAAATAGAAAAGTCGCATTGTCAATAGCAGAGAATACCGAAAACTTATCAGAAGAAAAAAGTATGGAGATAATGTCTGAAATAATTATTCCTGAATTTAAAGAAGGCCGATATTTCGAAGGTATAAATAGAGGCGTTTTAAGCTTTGAAACGCTATGGCATTAA
- the istB gene encoding IS21-like element helper ATPase IstB: MNESTVTKMKQMKLYGMFNAFKTAIESGKTDHYTLDQFVSMIIDAEWDERYNRRIERSITNAKFHYKSNIESINFDVSRNLDRNMVLRLAECEFIEKNENILITGSTGVGKSYLGTALGYQACIQGFKVSYFNTSKLFARLKMAKADGTYLRELTKIQRQDVIILDDFGLQALDSHNRITLLEIIEDRHNNGSIIVTSQIPVQGWYDIIGEKTIADAILDRLIHQSHRLELHGESMRKKRGINKE; this comes from the coding sequence ATGAATGAATCCACAGTAACCAAAATGAAACAAATGAAGCTTTATGGCATGTTTAATGCTTTTAAAACAGCCATTGAAAGCGGGAAAACAGATCATTATACCCTTGACCAGTTTGTATCGATGATTATTGATGCAGAATGGGATGAAAGGTACAATCGTCGTATTGAACGAAGTATCACTAATGCCAAATTCCATTACAAATCAAATATTGAAAGTATCAATTTTGATGTATCACGTAACCTGGACCGAAACATGGTACTGCGTCTGGCAGAATGCGAATTTATAGAGAAAAACGAAAACATTTTAATCACTGGAAGCACCGGTGTCGGTAAAAGTTATTTAGGTACTGCATTAGGTTATCAAGCCTGTATACAGGGTTTTAAGGTAAGTTATTTTAATACCTCAAAATTGTTCGCTAGACTAAAAATGGCTAAAGCAGATGGTACTTATCTACGGGAACTTACCAAAATACAAAGACAGGATGTTATAATACTTGATGATTTTGGACTCCAGGCACTTGACAGCCATAACCGAATTACTCTTTTAGAGATCATAGAGGACAGGCATAATAACGGCTCTATAATCGTGACATCACAAATACCAGTTCAAGGCTGGTATGATATAATTGGAGAAAAAACGATAGCCGATGCAATATTAGACAGACTTATACACCAATCTCATAGGCTTGAATTACATGGAGAATCCATGAGAAAGAAAAGAGGAATAAACAAAGAGTGA
- the istA gene encoding IS21 family transposase yields the protein MANKITDMSKIRKVIKFYCNGKSKLFISSYLSLSRNTVKKYISLFEVLELSFELIDQKTDAELELLFSQTSVEAISPRLQTLYDFFPKMERELKKVGVTVQHMWEQYIAVNPDGYRTSQFHYHYNIWGKRVNPVMHMNHKAGDKMYVDYAGKTLSIIDIDTGEVKEVQFFVAILGASQYTYAEASMSQQKENFVDSVENAMRFFEGTPAAIVPDNLKSAVIKSSRFEPTINETLADLAEHYETTILPARAYRPRDKSLVEGAVKILYRRIYVTIKETKFFSLEELNQQIWDLLDSHNNRKLTGRPYSRFELFLEDEKEKLRPLPQDRFEIKYQSFATVMQNGHVQLSQDKNYYSVPYQYVKKKAKLLYTKSTVEIYYKYNRIAVHPRNYKPYVYTTTPEHLASTHQFVAQWSAARFIEWANNIDESVGEYIMQIIESRNHPEQAYKSCLGILNFEKKVGRQRLINACRRALDFKIYNFKTIQNILENNLDHIDFDQEPEQELPDHSNIRGKHYYN from the coding sequence ATGGCAAACAAAATAACAGACATGAGTAAAATTAGAAAAGTAATTAAATTCTATTGTAATGGAAAGAGTAAGTTATTTATAAGTAGCTACTTATCCCTTTCAAGAAATACGGTAAAGAAATATATTTCTTTATTTGAAGTTCTCGAATTAAGCTTTGAATTAATCGACCAAAAAACCGATGCAGAGCTGGAACTTTTATTCTCCCAGACTAGTGTAGAGGCCATTAGCCCGAGATTACAGACACTTTATGATTTTTTTCCTAAAATGGAACGTGAACTAAAAAAAGTTGGCGTTACCGTACAGCATATGTGGGAACAATATATTGCTGTAAATCCTGATGGTTATCGAACTTCACAATTTCATTATCATTACAATATATGGGGCAAACGAGTTAATCCGGTCATGCATATGAACCATAAGGCTGGTGATAAAATGTATGTTGATTATGCCGGAAAGACACTCTCAATTATTGATATAGATACTGGAGAAGTCAAAGAAGTACAATTTTTTGTAGCAATATTGGGCGCTAGCCAATACACGTATGCTGAAGCTTCCATGAGCCAGCAAAAGGAAAACTTTGTTGACTCGGTAGAAAATGCCATGCGCTTTTTTGAAGGCACTCCTGCCGCCATTGTTCCAGATAATTTAAAATCTGCCGTAATAAAAAGCAGTCGTTTTGAACCGACAATCAATGAAACCCTGGCTGATTTAGCAGAACATTACGAAACCACAATTTTACCTGCCAGAGCTTACAGGCCCAGAGACAAGTCACTAGTTGAAGGAGCTGTTAAGATATTATATCGAAGGATTTATGTAACCATAAAAGAAACTAAGTTCTTTTCTCTGGAAGAATTAAACCAGCAGATCTGGGATTTACTTGACTCTCACAATAACAGAAAACTGACAGGACGCCCTTATTCCCGCTTTGAATTATTTTTAGAAGACGAGAAAGAAAAACTGCGTCCACTCCCACAAGATCGTTTTGAAATTAAATACCAGTCTTTTGCAACAGTAATGCAAAACGGTCATGTTCAATTAAGCCAGGACAAAAACTATTACAGCGTTCCGTATCAATATGTAAAGAAGAAAGCCAAGCTGTTATATACCAAATCAACAGTAGAGATTTATTATAAATACAATCGAATAGCTGTACATCCAAGAAACTACAAACCTTATGTCTATACAACAACTCCTGAGCATTTAGCCAGTACACATCAATTTGTAGCCCAATGGAGTGCTGCCCGCTTCATTGAATGGGCTAATAATATTGATGAGTCAGTAGGAGAATATATAATGCAGATAATCGAAAGCAGAAATCATCCAGAACAGGCTTATAAAAGCTGTTTAGGAATACTGAATTTTGAAAAAAAGGTAGGCAGACAGCGATTAATAAATGCCTGCAGGCGGGCACTTGATTTTAAAATTTACAATTTTAAGACCATACAAAACATTTTAGAAAACAACTTGGATCATATTGATTTTGATCAAGAACCTGAGCAGGAACTTCCCGATCACAGTAACATAAGAGGAAAACACTATTATAACTAA
- a CDS encoding Dabb family protein, which produces MDRFFQPYVKALYYGKPANSTPRKVVDNSFTYNLVMEFDSLEDLEAYGKLPDHLDAIKKYSPYWERMIVHDAVLQQVR; this is translated from the coding sequence ATTGACCGGTTTTTCCAACCGTATGTAAAAGCGCTGTATTATGGAAAGCCTGCGAATTCAACTCCGAGAAAAGTGGTAGACAACAGTTTTACCTATAATCTCGTAATGGAGTTTGACAGCCTGGAAGACCTGGAGGCCTACGGTAAACTGCCGGATCACCTCGATGCGATCAAAAAGTACAGTCCGTACTGGGAACGTATGATCGTTCATGATGCCGTACTGCAACAAGTGCGTTAA
- a CDS encoding phosphatase PAP2 family protein yields the protein MLKQFVLCLMVLCFSSLKAQEVTPDTIPDLTPVNPHKFTYKQLIVPAALIGYGVIGLESDQLKLFNSQIRDEVKEDIDKKITVDDFSQYAPFAAVYSLNAMGIQGKNNLKDRTIIMATSYVIMSSSVLALKSITHIERPDGSSNNSFPSGHTATAFAGAEFMWQEYKDKSIWYGISGYAVATGTGLFRMYNNRHWLTDVAAGAGIGILSTKIAYWVSPYLKDKLFGGSKEKNVSSMIAPFYNGNQLGCAVVVIF from the coding sequence ATGCTAAAACAATTTGTACTCTGCCTGATGGTTTTGTGCTTTTCTTCCCTAAAAGCACAGGAAGTTACTCCGGATACGATCCCGGATCTTACGCCGGTGAATCCCCATAAGTTTACCTATAAGCAACTGATTGTTCCTGCAGCACTGATTGGTTATGGCGTAATTGGGCTGGAAAGCGATCAGTTGAAATTGTTCAATTCCCAGATCCGGGACGAGGTCAAAGAGGACATCGACAAAAAAATAACGGTGGATGATTTTTCGCAATATGCTCCTTTTGCTGCGGTGTATAGCCTAAATGCCATGGGAATACAGGGTAAGAATAACCTCAAAGACCGGACGATTATTATGGCTACTTCCTATGTGATCATGAGCTCTTCGGTATTGGCTCTAAAATCCATCACCCATATTGAGCGCCCGGATGGCAGTTCCAACAATTCCTTCCCTTCGGGTCATACTGCTACTGCTTTTGCCGGCGCAGAATTCATGTGGCAGGAATACAAAGACAAATCGATATGGTATGGGATCTCGGGTTATGCTGTGGCTACTGGAACCGGACTGTTCCGAATGTACAACAACCGGCACTGGCTTACGGATGTTGCTGCGGGTGCTGGCATTGGGATCCTGAGCACTAAAATCGCCTATTGGGTGAGCCCTTACCTGAAAGACAAACTCTTTGGGGGTTCCAAAGAGAAAAATGTATCTTCTATGATCGCCCCGTTTTACAATGGCAATCAACTGGGTTGTGCAGTAGTCGTTATCTTTTAA
- a CDS encoding sulfite exporter TauE/SafE family protein, which yields MKLQMMDLFFIFCCACIAFSLSAICGGGAGLMLIPVLGWQLPTAQIPAALSIGTFSSSASRLIVFYKQIRWTIVRWFVPAAIPAVGIGAYLLRYINPLYIQIIMGLFLVSNLMALVRKQNTAMPNENNSHKSLLIIGFLAGFLSGFTGAVGLLFNRFYLKYGLSKEEIVATRAANEIVLHLIKLVLYGLFGLLTVQVLQIGAVVMVAAIFSSIGMKWLLPLLSEFYFRKIGYLAMVVSGFALMGQSGNALLAQKGGSFTFRPVSKGIVSELQWQQSHLTLEFEYDEGFEYEVRIPFSELPAAKQKWVLAQNSDYDTIVIEQVFSRNKTSYEAYYFKAGKLIRKLDF from the coding sequence ATGAAATTACAGATGATGGACTTGTTTTTTATTTTTTGTTGTGCGTGTATCGCCTTTTCGTTAAGTGCTATTTGTGGGGGTGGGGCAGGATTAATGCTGATTCCTGTTTTAGGATGGCAATTGCCCACAGCACAAATTCCGGCCGCACTTTCTATTGGCACATTTTCAAGTTCCGCCTCACGGCTGATTGTCTTTTACAAACAGATCCGGTGGACGATTGTCCGTTGGTTTGTTCCGGCTGCCATCCCGGCGGTAGGGATTGGAGCCTACCTGCTTCGCTACATCAATCCGCTGTACATCCAGATTATTATGGGGCTGTTCCTGGTGAGCAACCTGATGGCATTGGTCCGAAAGCAAAATACGGCAATGCCAAACGAGAATAATTCCCACAAATCATTGCTGATTATCGGTTTCCTTGCCGGATTCCTCTCTGGATTCACCGGGGCTGTAGGGTTGCTGTTCAATCGCTTTTACCTGAAATACGGATTGTCTAAAGAAGAGATTGTAGCCACACGGGCCGCAAACGAAATCGTACTGCACCTGATCAAATTAGTGTTGTACGGGCTCTTCGGATTACTGACCGTGCAGGTGCTTCAAATCGGTGCGGTGGTGATGGTGGCCGCAATTTTCTCTTCTATTGGAATGAAATGGCTACTGCCCTTGCTCAGTGAATTTTATTTCCGGAAAATTGGCTACCTGGCGATGGTGGTATCTGGTTTTGCCCTGATGGGGCAATCAGGGAATGCGCTATTGGCACAGAAGGGCGGCAGCTTTACTTTTCGTCCAGTTAGTAAAGGGATCGTTTCGGAATTGCAGTGGCAGCAGTCCCACCTGACCCTGGAGTTTGAATATGACGAAGGTTTCGAGTATGAGGTCCGGATCCCTTTTTCTGAGCTTCCAGCCGCAAAACAAAAATGGGTACTGGCGCAAAACAGCGATTATGATACAATTGTGATTGAGCAGGTTTTCAGCCGGAACAAAACATCCTACGAAGCCTATTATTTCAAAGCAGGAAAGTTGATCCGGAAGCTGGATTTCTAA
- a CDS encoding chloride channel protein, with protein sequence MRSIPSIKENYTRIKWQKLVIAALLIGFLASLLAVFLKHSTEHYEAVFFAKAASNNILLALFPFVGLSAIYFLRQYVFKKKENKGIKEVFESTASKKNLPAYKIPSHFFNGFLTVIFGGSTGIEVSTVVASATIGSMAHKKENFFRKYKTELICAGVAAGITALFNSPLAGMLFAYEVISRKISKVMVVTMVIAVGIAYAFVLMMEEQPLFVVTIRAWHWYAVPYFIVLGIIAGLHSVYLTKCVLFFKNRFSKIAVQYHKILIGAVVLSGTLFVFPQLYGDGYHAIKESILSADTAVLTLSLAATCIGLLIMKPILTSITLSAGGDGGVFAPSIFIGAFLGLFVALFVNTFFNAGVIPLNFMVIGMAAMLSASIHAPFTALFLVCGLVNDYSLLLPILVVCLVSKYTAQKVYPFTVYTYTTAK encoded by the coding sequence ATGCGTTCTATTCCTTCCATAAAAGAAAATTATACCCGTATAAAATGGCAAAAACTGGTGATTGCCGCTTTGCTCATCGGTTTTTTAGCTTCATTATTAGCGGTATTTTTAAAGCACAGTACCGAACATTATGAAGCTGTTTTTTTTGCGAAGGCAGCCTCAAATAACATACTATTGGCACTTTTCCCTTTTGTTGGGTTGTCTGCGATTTATTTCCTGCGGCAATATGTGTTCAAAAAGAAGGAGAACAAAGGAATCAAAGAAGTATTTGAAAGTACAGCCTCCAAAAAAAACCTGCCCGCCTATAAAATCCCCTCTCATTTTTTTAATGGATTCCTTACCGTTATTTTTGGAGGATCCACCGGAATAGAAGTATCTACCGTAGTCGCTTCGGCAACAATAGGATCTATGGCCCACAAGAAGGAGAATTTTTTCCGTAAATATAAAACGGAGCTCATTTGTGCCGGTGTAGCAGCAGGGATTACGGCGCTTTTCAACAGTCCTTTAGCCGGGATGCTTTTTGCCTATGAGGTTATATCCAGGAAAATATCCAAAGTAATGGTGGTCACGATGGTCATTGCTGTAGGTATCGCGTATGCTTTTGTACTGATGATGGAAGAACAGCCCTTATTTGTAGTGACCATCAGGGCATGGCATTGGTATGCGGTTCCCTATTTTATAGTGTTGGGTATTATCGCAGGCCTCCATTCCGTGTATCTGACCAAATGTGTCCTGTTCTTTAAAAACCGGTTTTCAAAAATTGCAGTACAGTATCATAAAATACTCATTGGTGCTGTGGTGTTAAGTGGTACTTTATTTGTTTTTCCACAACTATACGGTGATGGGTATCATGCTATAAAAGAAAGTATACTTTCTGCGGATACAGCGGTGCTGACGTTATCCTTAGCGGCAACGTGTATAGGCCTGTTGATTATGAAACCCATACTTACGTCGATCACACTTTCTGCGGGAGGTGATGGCGGTGTTTTTGCACCGAGTATTTTTATCGGGGCGTTTTTGGGATTGTTCGTCGCCCTGTTTGTCAATACTTTTTTCAATGCGGGTGTGATTCCGCTGAACTTTATGGTAATTGGGATGGCAGCGATGCTCAGTGCGAGTATTCACGCTCCTTTTACTGCCTTATTCCTGGTTTGTGGCTTAGTGAATGATTATTCCCTGTTGCTACCGATTCTGGTCGTATGCCTGGTTTCGAAATATACGGCGCAAAAAGTCTATCCATTTACAGTATATACCTACACAACAGCCAAGTAA
- a CDS encoding HPP family protein yields the protein MPVQKIKRTYRKTKYVLYKETLVDFREHFWAFLGSFVGMGIIAYLQYGAFPEQDYIFLIGSFGASCVLVYGVIQSPLAQPRNLIGGHLVSAIVGVTIQKLIPDVLWIAAPLAVSLSIVVMQITKTLHPPGGATALIAVTGGAQIKSLGYGYVFSPVLSGALILLVVALIFNNMTRKRQYPNHKKMTHFRKKFIFKDKA from the coding sequence ATGCCGGTACAAAAAATAAAACGGACTTACCGTAAAACAAAATATGTGCTATACAAAGAAACCCTGGTGGATTTCCGGGAGCATTTCTGGGCTTTTTTAGGTTCCTTTGTCGGAATGGGGATTATTGCCTACCTTCAATATGGGGCTTTTCCCGAGCAGGATTATATTTTCCTGATCGGTTCTTTTGGGGCTTCCTGTGTGCTGGTGTATGGTGTAATTCAAAGTCCGCTGGCTCAGCCCCGTAATCTTATCGGAGGACATTTGGTTTCGGCTATTGTTGGCGTGACGATCCAGAAATTGATTCCGGATGTGCTATGGATCGCAGCCCCTTTGGCAGTTTCGCTATCCATTGTTGTAATGCAGATCACGAAGACTTTACACCCGCCCGGGGGAGCCACAGCACTGATTGCAGTGACCGGTGGTGCGCAGATCAAAAGCCTCGGATATGGATATGTATTCTCTCCCGTTTTGAGCGGTGCTTTGATCTTGCTGGTAGTAGCCCTGATTTTTAATAACATGACACGCAAAAGGCAATATCCGAATCATAAGAAAATGACACATTTCCGGAAAAAGTTTATTTTTAAAGACAAAGCGTAA
- a CDS encoding NADPH-dependent FMN reductase encodes MNVLLFNGAPDNFPNSTSDRISNHIAQLFKDKDIQVTTYNLAKANLPSLDMMGKTIPESVAEMCRIFTSSDIQIWLSPLYHGGIPGTMKNCLDWLEMTSKYPKPYLSGQIVGLVCWSDGIQAMQGINNMDAVAKALRAWVLPYAVPVSRADLYTEDGTAITNAYTSRFKIMADLMISTGLKFELPNDLQPEL; translated from the coding sequence ATGAACGTATTACTATTTAACGGTGCACCCGATAATTTCCCCAACAGCACATCCGACAGGATTTCAAACCATATTGCCCAATTATTTAAAGATAAAGATATCCAGGTAACTACCTATAACCTGGCCAAAGCCAATTTGCCTTCCCTGGACATGATGGGAAAGACTATTCCGGAAAGCGTAGCCGAAATGTGCCGTATTTTTACCAGCTCTGATATCCAGATTTGGTTGAGTCCCTTATATCATGGCGGTATACCGGGTACCATGAAAAATTGCCTGGACTGGCTGGAAATGACCAGCAAATACCCAAAACCATACCTGTCCGGACAGATTGTAGGTTTAGTATGCTGGTCCGACGGTATTCAGGCGATGCAGGGTATCAATAATATGGATGCAGTGGCCAAAGCCTTACGGGCCTGGGTATTGCCTTATGCGGTGCCGGTTTCCCGTGCTGATCTGTATACTGAAGATGGTACTGCCATAACAAATGCGTATACTTCACGTTTTAAGATTATGGCTGATCTGATGATCAGTACCGGACTAAAATTTGAATTGCCCAACGATTTGCAGCCTGAGCTGTAA
- a CDS encoding porin family protein has protein sequence MNKKAIKLYCVLFFCLFSLQMAAQVPDNEELYRNKTQSDSLITIAEKVDTDTLIKVNDLRYREDQFYMNLTYNLLQSRPEGVSQNSFSAGFHFGFLRDMPINSKRTFAIAAGLGYSFNNYKQNLAISESNGIYSYQAIPDDVNFDKNKLALHYIELPIEFRWRTSTVHNHKFWRVYTGVKLSYLAFSQSKYEAGDLHEYVKGNTDLNKFRYGAYLACGYNTWNFYAYYGLNPIFKSSAKMTDGKALDMSNLNVGLMFYIL, from the coding sequence ATGAATAAAAAGGCTATAAAATTATATTGTGTATTGTTCTTTTGTCTGTTTTCGCTTCAGATGGCAGCACAGGTACCGGATAATGAGGAGTTATACCGAAATAAAACCCAGTCCGATAGTCTGATTACTATTGCAGAAAAGGTAGATACCGATACCCTGATCAAAGTAAATGATTTGCGGTACCGCGAAGATCAGTTTTATATGAACCTAACTTATAACCTGCTGCAAAGCCGGCCCGAAGGGGTTTCCCAAAACTCCTTTTCTGCAGGATTTCATTTCGGGTTTCTACGGGATATGCCCATCAACTCAAAACGTACTTTTGCCATAGCAGCTGGATTAGGGTATTCTTTTAATAATTACAAGCAGAACCTCGCCATCTCGGAAAGTAATGGGATATATTCTTATCAGGCGATACCGGATGATGTGAATTTTGATAAAAATAAACTGGCGTTACATTACATTGAGCTTCCGATTGAATTCAGGTGGCGTACTTCTACAGTACACAACCATAAATTCTGGCGGGTGTATACGGGAGTAAAATTGAGTTACCTGGCCTTTAGCCAATCGAAATATGAAGCAGGAGATCTACACGAATATGTAAAAGGGAATACGGACCTGAATAAATTCAGGTATGGAGCCTATTTAGCCTGTGGGTACAATACCTGGAATTTTTATGCCTATTACGGTTTAAATCCGATCTTTAAATCCTCAGCTAAAATGACTGATGGCAAAGCACTTGACATGTCCAACCTTAATGTGGGGCTGATGTTTTATATTTTGTAA
- the rpoN gene encoding RNA polymerase factor sigma-54, with amino-acid sequence MLKQFLQLKLSQKLSPQQIQLMKLIQLPTQAFEQRLKEEMVENPALETGKEEDEFEKDEFENEEYDDYDEFENDRIEAEDINIDEYLSDDETPEYKLQANNYSDDDEDRSMPLAAPVSFHQDLINQLNTFILSEDEREIAEFLVGSIDDMGYIRRSIQDIVDDMAFTQGIYTDEKTVERILHIVHELEPSGVGARDLQECLLLQLKHKTPTQSIDLATDIIENQFEAFTKKHYDKLLQKYEVTQDVLKKAVDEIEKLNPKPGGSYAGNNRIVEHVVPDFAIKIVDGELELSLNGRNAPELHVSKDYQEMLQTYKDARQKSTQQKEAVQFIKQKLDSAKWFIDAIRQRQETLFVTMNAIMHYQEEYFLDGDETKLRPMILKDIADMVGLDISTVSRVANSKYVETPYGTKLIKEYFSEAMKNDQGEDVSTIEIKKILQNTIEDEDKRKPLPDDKLAEILKEKGYPIARRTIAKYREQLDIPVARMRKKI; translated from the coding sequence ATGCTAAAGCAATTCTTACAACTTAAGTTATCACAAAAATTATCTCCACAGCAAATCCAGCTGATGAAGTTAATTCAATTGCCTACGCAAGCTTTTGAACAGCGGCTAAAAGAAGAAATGGTCGAAAATCCAGCCCTGGAAACCGGGAAGGAAGAAGATGAATTTGAAAAGGACGAATTCGAAAATGAAGAGTATGATGATTATGATGAATTCGAAAATGACCGGATCGAAGCTGAAGATATCAATATAGACGAATACCTGAGTGACGATGAAACGCCGGAATACAAACTCCAGGCGAATAATTACAGTGATGATGATGAAGACCGCAGTATGCCTCTGGCGGCTCCGGTAAGCTTCCATCAGGACCTGATCAACCAGCTGAATACTTTTATATTATCGGAAGATGAGCGGGAGATTGCAGAATTTCTCGTGGGCAGCATTGATGATATGGGATACATCCGCAGGAGCATCCAGGATATTGTAGATGATATGGCCTTTACACAGGGTATTTATACGGATGAAAAAACGGTAGAACGTATCCTGCACATTGTACACGAACTCGAACCTTCGGGTGTGGGTGCCCGTGATTTGCAGGAATGCCTGCTTTTACAACTCAAACATAAAACGCCAACACAGTCTATTGACCTGGCTACCGATATTATTGAAAACCAGTTTGAAGCTTTTACCAAAAAGCATTACGACAAACTGCTGCAAAAATATGAAGTGACCCAGGATGTACTGAAAAAAGCGGTGGATGAAATTGAAAAGCTCAACCCCAAACCCGGTGGCTCTTATGCGGGTAATAACCGTATTGTGGAACATGTCGTTCCTGATTTTGCGATAAAGATTGTCGATGGCGAGCTGGAACTTTCACTGAATGGCAGAAATGCACCGGAACTGCACGTTTCCAAGGATTACCAGGAAATGTTACAGACCTACAAAGATGCCCGCCAGAAATCGACACAGCAAAAAGAAGCGGTACAGTTTATCAAACAGAAACTGGATTCGGCAAAATGGTTTATTGATGCCATACGCCAACGCCAGGAAACCCTGTTTGTCACCATGAATGCCATCATGCACTACCAGGAAGAATATTTCCTTGATGGGGATGAGACCAAACTGAGGCCGATGATCCTGAAAGATATTGCGGATATGGTTGGCTTGGATATCTCAACGGTTTCCAGGGTAGCAAACAGCAAATATGTGGAAACACCGTATGGAACCAAATTGATCAAAGAGTACTTTTCCGAGGCCATGAAAAATGACCAGGGCGAGGACGTTTCAACGATTGAAATTAAAAAGATACTACAGAATACTATCGAGGATGAGGACAAGCGCAAACCGCTACCCGATGATAAATTAGCCGAAATCCTCAAAGAAAAAGGCTATCCTATTGCACGAAGAACCATTGCCAAATATCGGGAACAACTTGATATTCCAGTGGCCAGAATGCGGAAGAAAATCTAA